The proteins below come from a single Malus sylvestris chromosome 3, drMalSylv7.2, whole genome shotgun sequence genomic window:
- the LOC126614749 gene encoding monodehydroascorbate reductase, seedling isozyme-like yields the protein MGFLTRICERIMFIWYLIRGWIKYQQNFEVINMNTLRRMLEELISQTECIVEKLDAEPLVPVIQQRDEVYDWLENAERIKTQILTIEKLGERKLISRVHLAKLVDEKIGEVEELLKKGCLYNEICTKKSFKYVIIGGGVAAGYAAREFVKQGLKPGELAIISKEAVAPYERPALSKAYLLPEGAARLPGFHVCVGSGGEKLLPEWYAEKGIELLLSTEIVEADLHSKILTSETGGMFEFETLIIATGSRVLRLTEFGVQGADAKNIFYLREISDADKLVEAIKAKKNGKVVIIGGGYIGLEVGAAMRINKFDVTMVSRDPWCMPRLFTKEIAAFYEGYYANKGVKIIKGTPAVSLDADTNGDVKAVKLKDGRVLQADIVVVGVGAKPLTDLFKGQVDEENDGIRTDGMFETDVPYVYAVGDVATFPMKLYNDMRRVEHVDHARKSAEHAVRAIRASEEGKCIDEYDYVPYFYSRAFNLSWTFYGDNVGDPLLFGDRDPTSRKPKFGAAWIKDGRIVGTFLEGGTDEENKAIARVARAQPSAEHLDTLKREGSTLDISMLTNSHL from the coding sequence ATGGGATTTCTGACGCGGATTTGTGAACGAATAATGTTCATATGGTATCTGATTAGGGGATGGATTAAGTATCAACAAAACTTTGAAGTTATTAATATGAACACTCTCAGAAGAATGTTGGAAGAGCTAATTAGCCAAACTGAATGTATAGTCGAAAAATTAGATGCCGAGCCTCTTGTTCCAGTTATACAACAAAGAGATGAAGTCTATGATTGGTTAGAGAACGCGGAAAGGATCAAAACTCAAATACTAACTATCGAAAAGCTCGGTGAAAGGAAATTGATCTCGCGTGTACATCTTGCAAAGCTCGTTGATGAAAAAATCGGAGAAGTTGAGGAGTTGCTGAAAAAGGGTTGTCTCTATAATGAGATTTGCACTAAGAAATCGTTTAAGTACGTGATTATCGGTGGTGGAGTTGCAGCTGGATACGCAGCAAGGGAGTTTGTCAAGCAAGGGCTCAAACCGGGTGAGTTAGCGATCATATCCAAAGAAGCCGTGGCACCTTATGAACGTCCGGCACTTAGTAAGGCCTACCTGCTTCCTGAGGGAGCTGCAAGGCTTCCGGGGTTCCATGTCTGTGTCGGAAGTGGAGGTGAGAAGCTGCTTCCGGAGTGGTATGCGGAGAAAGGTATTGAGTTACTTCTCAGCACAGAAATAGTCGAAGCGGACCTTCATTCAAAGATCCTCACTAGTGAAACTGGGGGAATGTTTGAATTCGAAACTTTGATCATTGCAACTGGTTCCAGAGTTCTAAGGCTGACAGAATTCGGCGTGCAAGGAGCTGATGCGAAAAACATTTTCTACTTGAGGGAAATCAGTGACGCTGATAAACTTGTAGAGGCAATTAAAGCCAAGAAAAACGGAAAGGTAGTGATTATTGGAGGAGGATACATTGGTCTTGAAGTCGGAGCAGCTATGAGAATCAACAAATTTGATGTCACCATGGTGTCTCGGGATCCATGGTGCATGCCTCGGCTTTTCACTAAAGAGATAGCCGCTTTCTACGAGGGTTACTACGCCAATAAAGGAGTTAAAATTATCAAGGGCACCCCTGCAGTAAGCTTGGATGCTGACACAAACGGAGACGTAAAGGCAGTGAAACTCAAGGATGGCAGGGTGCTGCAAGCTGacattgttgttgttggtgtcGGCGCAAAGCCTCTCACTGATTTGTTCAAAGGCCAAGTTGATGAAGAGAATGATGGGATCCGAACTGATGGAATGTTCGAAACAGATGTCCCTTATGTGTACGCCGTGGGGGACGTTGCTACTTTCCCTATGAAATTGTACAACGACATGAGAAGAGTCGAGCATGTCGACCACGCCAGAAAATCAGCTGAGCATGCTGTGAGAGCTATCAGGGCAAGTGAGGAAGGGAAGTGCATTGACGAGTACGACTATGTTCCGTACTTCTACTCGCGTGCCTTCAATCTTTCTTGGACATTTTACGGAGACAATGTGGGTGATCCGTTGCTGTTTGGAGACCGCGATCCGACGTCAAGAAAACCGAAGTTTGGAGCAGCATGGATCAAGGATGGGAGGATTGTGGGAACGTTTTTGGAGGGAGGGACAGATGAAGAAAACAAGGCTATTGCCCGAGTTGCAAGGGCACAACCTTCAGCTGAGCATTTGGATACGCTGAAAAGGGAGGGCTCTACCCTTGATATTTCCATGTTAACAAATTCCCACTTATAA
- the LOC126615107 gene encoding uncharacterized protein LOC126615107 yields MAAIRTERPSSKLEAHKSNPNRREKIGGGLLSNIAKFAIDSTINYSFKAFPGRKQVHQIVQEGLKDHPPLSASLDDKKKPEDLKLVMEEMHAKMEHMQEDTNIVKQQHKTSAEHVEGSGHPKKMADEGVQGSDLLQNKKKKIFIRSRL; encoded by the exons ATGGCCGCCATTAGAACTGAGAGACCCTCCTCTAAGCTGGAAGCGCACAAATCCAACCCCAACCGCCGAGAAAAAATTGGCGGCGGGCTTCTGAGCAACATCGCCAAATTCGCCATCGACTCCACCATCAACTACTCTTTCAAGGCCTTCCCTG GTAGGAAGCAAGTGCATCAGATTGTGCAGGAAGGATTAAAGGACCATCCACCCCTTTCAGCATCACTTGACGACAAGAAGAAACCAGAAGATCTTAAGTTAGTGATGGAGGAAATGCACGCGAAAATGGAGCATATGCAAGAAGACACGAATATTGTAAAGCAGCAACATAAGACATCAGCAGAGCATGTCGAAGGATCCGGGCATCCAAAGAAGATGGCGGATGAAGGTGTTCAGGGTTCGGATCTTCTgcagaacaagaagaaaaagatctTCATTCGTTCGCGTCTTTAG